The nucleotide window CGACCACGGTTTGCACTGTGAAACATGGCCGGACTCACCCCGTACCGGAACAATGGAGTTCGTGAACGATTTCAATGCGACCGTCATCAACGAGTTCCGATCCAACAACGGCCATGTCGAGACCGCCGGCTTCGGCAAGAATCTCGTGCTCCTGCACACGCTGGGCGCCAAATCCGCCGAGCCGCGGATCAGTCCTCTGTTCGCGCTTCCCGACGGCGACAGCTGGCTGATCATCGGGTCGTTCGCCGGCTCGCCGAAGACCCCGGACTGGGTGCACAATCTCCGTGCCCACCCCGAGTCGGTCGCCGTGGAGGCACCGTCGGAGAACGGCATCGAGCGTCTCGACACCGCGGTGAGCGAAGTCGAAGGCGACGACTGGGAACCGGCGTGGCAGAAGTTCATCGAGGCCTCCGAGCAGTTCCTGAAGTACACCGAGACCGCTCAGGGCCGCCGATTCCCGATCTTCCGCCTGACACCGGCTCGCTGACCCCGCCGGTTCCCGCCGCGGGTTCGTTGACGCATCTACTGTGAGAAGCGTGTTCGAGGTTGGCGAGAGCGTGGCCGGCTTCACCATCGACGAATTCCTCGGTGGCGGGGCGAGCGCGGATGTGTTCCGGGTCCATCGCACCGGCAGCGACGGGGACCCGTCGGACCTTCGGCACGACCGACGCGACGGGTCCGTCGCGCTGAAGGTCCTGCACCCGAACGCTTCCGACCACGCGCGGGTCCGCGAGCGCTTCGAGCGAGAATTCGGCATCGCGTCGCTGCTGGACCATCCCCACATCGTGCGCATGCTCTCGCACGGTGAGATCGAGCCACCGCGCGGATCGCTCGGCCCGCGGCACCTGCCGTCGATGTGGCTGACCATGCAGTACATCGGCGGACCGGCCGCGACCGCACTCATCCCGGAACGTGGCGACGAGCCGGACATGGACACCGTCCTGCGTGTGGCGGCGCAGATCGCCGATGCACTCGACCATGCGCACGCGCAAGACATCCTGCACCGCGACGTCAAACCCGCGAACATCCTCCTGTCCCGCACCCCCGGCCCACGATCGGACGGCGCCGGTCCGGTCGACGCCTACCTGTCGGACTTCGGGATCGCCCAATTCCTCGACGACACGCGGCCACTCGCTCGCAACGGCCGCGTACAGGGTTCCATCGGCTACGCCTCGCCCGAACTCCTGCAGGCGCAGAAACTCACGCCGGCAACCGATTTCTACGCGTTTGCCTGCACGCTCGTCGAACTCATCACCGGTACACCGCCGTATCCACGCAACACCGCCTTCGCGATCACCTATGCGCACCTCAACGACGACCCGCCGAAACTCACCCGACGCCGGCCCTGGCTGCCGTCGGCGACGAACTCGATCTTCGCCAAGGCCCTGGCGAAGTCTCCCGAGGACCGGTACTCCTCGTGCACGGAACTCGTGGAGATCCTGAACCGGCTCATGCGCGACGTGCCCGTGCCGGAAACGGAGAAGCGCTCGACGTGGTGGCCACGGGCCCGCTGAGCGGTCAGCTCCTCGGACCGTCGATCGCGTACACGCGAACCGCTGTGTCGCGGAACACCTTTCGCAACGCCTCGGACCCCCACTGGGACACGCAGTCGAAGAGGGCGCCCACGAGGACGTCGATCGCGGCGTTGGGCCGGTCGATCGGGTAGTTGGTCCCGAACATGATGCGATCGGACCCGAAATGGGTGATGACGTGCTCGACGAACGGACCGATCATCTCGGCGAGGGTGGCCTGACCACCGATGTTGCCCCACCGCTCGTGGCCATAGCCGAGGATGGGCATCGCCAGACCGGACAGCTTGACCACCACGTTGCGGTGGTTCGCGAGGGTCGTCATCCGTTCGCGCCACAGCCGCCAGATGTCCGCGCGCGCAGCGGCTGTCGCACCGGTACGCATACCCACCGGACCGAAGACCCCGGCCGGTATGCCGAAGTGGTCCAGGATGATCGTCGTCTCCGGATACTCCCGCGCCAGCAGGATGACGTCGTAGAGCTGGTGTGAGTACACCGAGGCCTCGAAGACGAGACCGCGGCTCGCGAGCTCGGCGAATCCCTCCAGGAACGACGTCGAGGACAGCAGGTTGTCGGTGTCCCCGCCGTCGCGGACACGTGGATCGGGATGCCGAGACGCGACGATGCGGATGCCGCGGAATCGCGACGACGCCGCGAACTGCTCGTCGAGCATGTCCGCGAAAGTCCGGGTCCGCGGGTCACCGTGCGAGATGATCGCGCCGAGACGCGGGGTGCCGGCCTGGCCGAACGGCAGGCTCTCCAGGTACCGCGTCTCCTCCACCGCGGTGCTGTCCACCGGGGGCCCCGTGGCGTCGGGGATCTCGCGACGCCAATGCGACTCGACGTGGACGACCGTGTCGATGGGCACTCCCACCACGGTCGGGACCAGCGCCGCGTCGGTGGCGTACTGTCGCGGCTCGTAGGCCCGGGCGACGGTGCGCGGGGTCAGGATGTACTCGCGGTCGGCGCGGGAGACGATGAGGGGGAAAACCCGGTCGCCCAATGTGGGGACGAACCCGTACAGCCTCGACGCGCGCGTGGCCGCCCATGGGGTGCGCCGCGGGTTCCAGTGCTGCACATGGGCATCAACGATGCCCGTGAGGACCCCTTCGAGGGACGTCATACCGGTACCTTGCCACACCTCACAACCGCTCGACATACGATGCCGGATCCTGAATTCGGACGCACCGAAGGACTAGTGTGGGTCTCTTGAACCGGGTGGGGAAACGAGCCGCGACGGAGGTGTGATCTTTTCGATATGGCGACACATTCGCGCCATGCGCTGCATCAGCTGCGGACGGCAGTCAATCGGCAGCCCGACCGGTTCGTCACCAACGTCTACACCCGGATGTTCGCGATCGACCCCGACCTGCGGGACCTGTTCGGTGTGTCGATGGCCGCCCAGCGGATAGCCTTCCATCGCGTCATCGACCATGTCCTCGAAGCGATTCCGGCCGAGTCCGGTCATGCCGAACTCGTGGAGTTCCTCGCGCAGCTCGGACGCGACCACCGCAAGTTCGGGGTCGAGCCCGAGCACTACCACGTGATGTACGCGGCCCTGATGGGCGAGTTCGGCAGCCTCATGGCCGGTTACTGGGACGCCGAGACCGAACAGACCATCTCGCAGGCCATGATGCTGGTGACCGGGGTGATGCGGGGCGCCGCCGAGAGCGCGACCCATCCCGCGCGCTGGACCGCCGAAGTCGTCGAGAAGTACCGGATCACCCGCGACCTGGCGGTCGTCCGGCTCCTCGCCCATGCGCCGCTGACGTTCAACACGGGCCAGTACCTCGAGGTGCACACCCCGCAGTGGCCGAAGCAGTGGCGCAACTTCTCCCCCGCCATCCCGCCCAACCCTGCGGGCGAACTGGAGTTCCACGTCCGCGCGGTCCCCCGGGGAACGGTGAGCACCGCGATCGTGAGCGAGACCAGCGTCGGCGACGTGTGGACCCTCGCCCAAGGGCACGGCACGCTGCACGTCGACCGCGACAGCAAGGTCCTGATGGTCGCGGGCGGCACCGGACTCGCTCCCCTGCGCGCGCTGCTGATCGAGATGTCCGCACGCGCCGACTCGCCGGAGACGCACATCTTCTACGGGATGCGCTACCCGGGCGAGCTGTACGACCTGACGGTGCTGCGCCGCATCGCGTCGACCAATCCGTGGCTGCGCGTCACCGCCGTGTCCGAAGAGCAGACCGATCCGTGGTGGATCAACGCGGTGGCGACGCCCGCCGAACTCGGTGTCGACCACGAGATCGGCACACTCGCCGACGTGGTGGCCCGGTCCGGCAACTGGGAGGACCGCCAGGTCCTGATCGCGGGGTCACCCCAGATGATCGAGAACACCCGACGCACCCTCATCATCGCCGGTGTGCGGGCCAGCCGTATCCAGCACGACCCCGTGTTCTAGGACCGCTCAGGGGACTTCGAGACTCGGTTCGCCGCCGGCCGGAGCCGAGTAGACGGTCTCGGTCTCGGTCACGGTCTCCGTCTCGGCAGCCGACTCGGTCACCGTCTCCGTCCGCGTGACCGGGCGTGGAGTGCTCGTCACGGTCGTCGTGCGGACGTCGGTCGCCGTCTCGGTCTCGGTGACCGTCGCCTGTTCGGTCGAGGTGACCGCCGCCGGCGTCTCGGTCACCGTGACGGGGGCGGCGGGTTCGGCGATGCTCGACTCGGCGGTCAGGAGCAGGGTGATCCCGACGGCACCCAGGAACACCGCGGCACCGATCGCGGCGCCGACGAACCACCAGCGGCGACCGGTCGACGTCCGGGTGGCGACGGCCGTGGCCGGCGCGACCACCGCGGCGTCGGCGGCACCGATCGCGGAGGCGAGAGACGGGTTGTCCGCGACCGTGACCGGGCGCTGCGCCGCGTACTCGAACGCCGGCGCGATCCCGGGGAGTTGCGCACCCGGGCCGACCACGATCACCGAGGTGACGTCTCGACCACGTGGCAGCCCGCTGACCGTCGTCGCGAGCCGCGACGCGGCGTCGGGGTCGGTGACCGAGGCGATCTCACCCGGCGCGAAGTCGGCGGTGCCGAGGACCGCGCCCGACGCGGTGTCGACGGTCGCCAGCGTCGTGCCGGCCGCGGGTGCCGCGTTGCGATCGAGGTCGACGACGGCGACCACACCGCCGCGGGTCGAGTAGGTGCAGGCGATCTCGGCCAGGGCCGCGGCGTATCCGGTGACGACGACCTTGTCGCTCCAGGACGGCCCCGTGGCCGCGCCCGGCGCGAAGACCCGGGCCAGATGATCGCGGACGTCCGCACGCGACGCCGAGATGCCGATCCGATCGACCTCCACCGGGACGGAGTCGACGAGTTCGACGATGGCGGCCTCGGCACCGGCGGCCGACGCGTCGGGGAGGTCCACGAGGTTGCTCGCCAGGATGTGTCCGTCGGCGTCACGAACCACCGAGCTGATCTGGTCGTCGACGACGGAGATGCCCAGAACCACGAACCCTGGCAACGGACCGGTTCCCGGTACCTCGGACATGGTTCACCTCCCGTCGCCGGCCTGCTGCGGCGTCCTGACCCGCTAGCCTAGCGGCTGGCGTGTAGAGGGGGGCACCCGACCGTGTCCGGTGTACTGCTCAGATCGGCTCGGCGGCATGCTGGGTGTAGGCGGCGACGCGGACCGCCTCGTCGGTTTCCAGGCCCGCCCCCAGGGCTCCTCCGACGGTCGCGAGTGAGCAGGTCAGCCAGGCGACCTCCAGATAGTCGGTGAGGCCGGCCGGGTGCCCGAGGGTCGAACTGAACACCTCCGGCACCACGAGGCACATCGCGCCGAGCGCGGACAGCACGAACAGTGCCGCGTAGAGGGCTGCGACACCGAGGGCCACCGTGATCACGGTGACGATGTTGAACAGCGCCACCTGTTCTCGCGTCTGTCGAGAGCTGCCGCGTTCCCAGAGGTCGGCACCGATGATCAGCGTCGCGGTGATGGCGATGATGGATCCGAGCGCGACACCGGTGAGTCGAATCCCGCCGAAAGTGTCTGCGAGCAGCCAGATGTCGGCTGTCACCAGCGCGAAGACCCCGGCCGCGATCGCTCCGGTGAGCGCGCGGGTGAGGCCGAGTGCGAGACGCCACGGGCGGTTGGCCCGCACCATGCCGGTGAGCAGGCGCAGGTTGCCCGTCAGGACGCGCGCGGTGAAGGCGGTGCCCTCGTCGTCGACGTCGGTCCCGAGCTGACGGACACGGTGACGCAACGCCGATCGCGCCGGCGACTTCTGGTGTTCGCGAAGGTCGTCGGCGTCGGCGCCGAGGAGTTGCCCGACGAGTCCGGTGATGATCGCGCGGGTCCGCTGTCGCACGCCGGTCGCGCCGAGCGCGGGCACCGAGAGGACCGCGACGCCGTGCACGGCGTTGGCATGCGCCACGACCGGGCGTTTGCCGACGTGCAGCGGAAGGTCGGTCAGGTGGACCACGAGGTCCCATTCACGTTCGAGCAGTAGGTCTCTCGTGGCATCGACGATCTCGGCGTCGCCGGCCGGCGGCTGCACGAGTCCGGCCTCGACGAGTTCGATCTGCCATCGGGCGCCCGGGAACGTCGTCTGGACGTGTTCGGTCAGGCCGTCATCGACGAGTTTGCGCGCGAGACCGATGGCCTGGCCGGGCGCCCCGACGATGCCGAGGACGACGACGGGCTGAGCCGGCGAGTCGGCGGAGGAGTCCATCTGCGGCCGGGGTTCAGGCGAACCGGGCCGCCAGCGCCCGGAGTGTGCCCTCGATCCCCTTGCCGTTCTTCTTGTCGTAGCCGAGGAGTTCCATGACCTTCGGCACCCGGAGTGTCGAGTAGTCGAACGTCTCGGTGACGGCGGTGGTGGTCGGCGAGGTCGATTCGAGCTCCCACCGCCAGCGGTGGCCCATCGGATGCTGCCACTCGACGACCCGGTCGGGTTCGAAGTCGGTGACGGTCGAGGTGATCTTGTACGGCACACCGAACTGCTTCATCCCGACGCTGAAACGCGCGCCGCGGGTCAATGTCTCGGGCCCGCTGACGGGGGTGTCGCGCACCGTGCCGGAGCCGTCGAGTTCGGGATGGCGATGGGGGTTCGACACGAGCGCGAACACATCGGCGGCCGGGGCGTTCACCACCACCCGACGCGAGACCTTGTGGGGACCGGAGTCGACGGTGGTGACGGGTTCAGAAGCCATGCGGTCAACGTTACGCACGTCGACCGGCTCGCGTCGAAAACTGCGCCCGGGCGCCACGACGCCGGACCCGATCGGATGTCGGGCCCGGCGAGGGGTGTGATGAGTCAGTCGGTGGTGCGCTTACGTCGCGGCTGCCATACGACCAGGGCGTTGGTGCGCGGCACCGGGACGAGTTCGCCACCGCGGCGGGTCCGCGACGCCTGCACCTCGTCAGTGAGCTCGCGAACGCGGTGCTGGAGAGCCTCCACCTGATTGCTCAGGTCGATGATGCGCTTGATGCCCGCGAGGTTGACGCCCTCCTCCTGCGAGAGACGCTGGATCTCCCGCAGGAGTTCGACGTCTCGGGACGAGTAGCGGCGCCCGCCGCCACTCGTCCGCTGCGGGGTGACCAGCCCCAGACGGTCATAGGTCCGCAGGGTCTGCGCGTGCATGCCGGCGAGTTCGGCGGCGACCGAGATCAGAAAGGTCGCGCCGTCGGCGTCGAAGTTCTTCTGACCGGCCATCACTCATCGCCCCCAGTCCGCCCGCGGGTCGAAACCGCTTGCCCGCTCGGCCTGATCGTAGGCGCGCATCGCCTCGACCGCGGCCTCGTCGAGTTTGTTCGGCACCGCGACCTTCACGGTGACGAGCAGGTCGCCCGCACCGCCGGACCGCTTGGGCACACCGCGACCACGCACCCGCAGGGTGCGGCCGTCGGTGGTGTTCGGCGGGATCTTCACCCCGACCGAGCCCTCGAGCGTCGGGACCGAGACAGTCGCTCCGAGAACGAGTTCGGAGATCCGAACCGGCAACTGCACCCGAAGGTCGTTGCCGCTGCGGGTGAACTGCTTGTGCGGGGTCACGTGCACGACGACGTACAGGTCACCCGATGGGGCCCCACGCCGCCCGGCCTCGCCCTGTCCGGCGAGCCGGATGCGTTGTCCGTCCTCGACGCCGGCAGGAATCCGCACGTTGATGGTGCGTGCGCGGACCTTCACGCCGCTTCCGTCGCAGTCGGTGCACGGATCGTCGATCCGCGAACCGGTGCCCTGGCAGTCCTGGCAGGGCTCACTGAAACCGAACGCGCCCTGGTTGCGGCTCACGAAGCCCGAACCGTTGCAGTTCGCGCACACACGCGGACTCGTTCCGGGCTTGGCGCCCGAACCGTGGCAGGTGGTGCAGGGGGACGGGCTGGTCACCCGCAGGGGGACGGTCGTGCCGAGCGCGGCATCGGAGAACGAGAGCGTCGTCTCGGTCTCGAGGTCTTTGCCGCGACGCGGACGGCTCGCCGTCGAAGTACGTTGCGTTCCGCCGCCGCGGTTGAACAGTCCGTCGAAGATGTCGCCGAAACCGCCCCCGCCGCCGCCGCCGGTCTGCGCCCCGCCGAACAGATCGCCGAGGTCGAAGTCGTTACCGCCGGTGGTGTAGGTGGTTCCGCCGCCGGGGAATCCGCCCGGGAAGCCGTTGCCGCCGCCGCGGAATCGTCCGCCGGCGAACATGGCGCGTGTCTCGTCGTATTCCTTGCGCTTCTCGGAGTCGCCGAGCACGCTGTGGGCTTCGGACACCCGCTTGAAGCGCTCCTCGGCCGCGGTGTCACCCGGATTGGCATCCGGATGCAGCTCGCGCGCGAGCTTGCGATAGGCCTTCTTGATCTCTTCAGCCGAAGCGTCAGAAGCAACGCCCAGGTCCTTGTAGAAGTCGTGTTCTAACCACTCACGTTGTGGTGCCACCAGACGTCACCTCCTTTGAGTTCTGTTGTCTGGATGAATGTCTTGCGAAGAACCTGAGGTGCGAGGTTCGCGGTCTGCGCTCCTCGCACCTCAGGGATCGGTGTTCGCTCTATTGTGCACCGGTCTGGTCACCCGCGGGAGCGGGATCGGTGACCGTCACCATCGCGGTGCGGATCACCTTCTCGCCCAGGCGGTAGCCGCATCGGTACACCGATCCGATCACCGGATGTGCTCCGGTGCCGTCGTGCTGCACGGCTTCGTGGAGTTCGGGATCGAACTCGTCACCCGACGCACCGAAGGCCACGAGACCTTCGGCGGCCAGCACACCGGCCAGCTTGTCGGCGACCGAACGCAGCGGCCCGCTGTCGAGATCGCCGTGCTCGCGGGCACGGTCGAGGTCGTCGATGACCGGCAGCAGCTTGTCGATCAGGATCTGCTTGCCGTAGGCGACCGAGCCCTGCTTCTCCTCGGCGGCACGCCGTCGGAAGTTGGCGAACTGGGCGCGTTCACGCTGGAGGTCGGCCGTCAGTTCGGCGACGCGTGCATCCGGTTCGTCGGGTGCGGCGTCGGCCTGCTCCTCGCCGACCTGTGACTCGTCGACGACCGGTCCGGCGTCGGCCGGGCCGGGTCCGGCGGCCGGCTCGTCGCGCACCTCACCCGTTTCCGGGTCGATGCGACGACGGTCGGTCACCGTCACCGGCTCCTCGCCGGACCCATTCGTCGAATGGGATCCTGCGGTCACTTGTTCTCCTTGGTGTCAGCGTCGTCGACGACCTCGGCGTCGACGACGTCGGGATCGCTGTCGGCGCCGGCAGCCTCACCGTTGGGGGACTCTGCCGCGGCGTTGGCGTAGATCGCCTGGCCGAGGGCCTGCGACTCCTCCGACAGCTTCTCGATCGCGGTCTTGATCGCGGCGGTGTCGGTGCCCTTCAACGCTTCCTGCGCGTTGGAGACGGCTGCCTCGACCTTCTCCTTGACCTCCGCCGGGACCTTGTCCTCGTTCTCCTTGAGGAACTTCTCGGTCTGGTGGACGAGCGACTCCGCCTGGTTGCGGGTCTCGGCCTCCTCGCGGCGCTTGCGGTCCTCGTCGGCGTGGGCCTCCGCGTCCTTGATCATGCGGTCGATCTCGTCCTTGCTCAGGCCGGAACCGTCCTGGATGCGGATGGAGTTCTCCTTGCCGGTGCCCTTGTCCTTCGCGGTGACGTGCACGATGCCGTTGGCGTCGATGTCGAAGGTCACCTCGATCTGCGGGACACCCTGCGGTGCCGGGGCGATGCCGCCGAGCTCGAAGCTGCCCAGCAGCTTGTTGTGCGAGGCGATCTCGCGCTCACCCTGATAGACCTGGATCTGCACCGACGGCTGGTTGTCCTCGGCCGTGGTGTAGGTCTCCGACCGCTTGGTCGGGATCGTGGTGTTGCGCTCGATCAGCTTGTGCATCACGCCGCCCTTGGTCTCGATGCCGAGGGAGAGCGGGGTGACGTCGAGCAGCAGCACGTCCTTGACCTCACCGCGGAGCACACCGGCCTGCAGTGCGGCGCCGACGGCGACGACCTCGTCCGGGTTGACGCCCTTGTTGGGCTCGCGGCCACCGGTCAGTTCCTTCACCAGGTCGGTGACGGCGGGCATACGGGTCGAACCACCGACGAGCACGACATGGTCGATGTCGCCGACGGAGATGCCCGCATCCTTGATGACGGCCTGGAACGGTGCGCGGGTGCGCTCCAGCAGATCAGAGGTGATCTTCTGGAACTCGCTGCGCGAGAGCTGCTCGTCGAGGAACAGCGGGTTCTTGTCGGCGTCGACGGTGATGTAGGGCAGGTTGATCGAGGTGCTCTGCGAGCTCGAGAGCTCGATCTTGGCCTTCTCGGCGGCCTCACGCAGACGCTGCAGGGCCATCTTGTCCTTGGTCAGGTCGATGCCGTTCTGGCTCTTGAACTTCTCCACGAGCCAGTCGACGACGCGCTGATCCCAGTCGTCACCACCGAGGTGGTTGTCACCGGAGGTCGCGCGGACCTCGACGACGCCGTCGCCGATCTCGAGCAGCGAGACGTCGAAGGTACCGCCACCGAGGTCGAAGACCAGGATGGTCTGTTCCTTCTCGCCCTTGTCGAGGCCGTAGGCCAGGGCGGCCGCGGTCGGCTCGTTGACGATGCGGAGCACGTTGAGGCCGGCGATCTGGCCGGCTTCCTTGGTGGCCTGACGCTGGGAGTCGTTGAAGTACGCGGGCACCGTGATGACGGCGTCGGTGACGTCCTCACCCAGGTACGACTCGGCGTCGCGCTTGAGCTTCATGAGCGTGCGCGCGCTGATCTCCTGCGGGGTGTACTTCTTGTCGTCGATCTCGACGGTCCAGTCGCCTTCGCCCATGTGGCGCTTGACGGAGCGGATGGTGCGGTCGACGTTGGTGACCGCCTGATTCTTCGCGGGCTGACCGACCAGCACCTCGCCGTTACGCGCGAACGCGACCACCGACGGTGTGGTCCGCGCGCCTTCGGCGTTGGCGATGACGGCGGCCTCGCCGCCTTCGAGCACGGCGACCACCGAGTTGGTGGTACCGAGGTCGATTCCAACAGCACGAGACATGTTTGGCTTCCTCCTAGTTTGTGGGTGTGCACCCGAGTCCTTGTCCCGAGGTCTCGCGACCGCGGGGATGTCGTGGCGAAACTCTGCGGGACCGGACTTCAGTGCGTCCGACTCATGTCCTACTGAAAAAGCGGGTCCGAGTCAAACCTACTTGAGTCCACATCGCTCAGGTTTCTCGAAGTGTGTAACGGGCCTCGTCGGCGGATTGTTCCCGGGTCGTCGAAAAAAGTTGAGCAGGTATGGCTCAAGCTCGTCATCCGCAGGTCGGGCGATGACGGCTCATGAGGAATACCGAGCGATCGAACTGGGAGAGGCGTCGGCGCTGTTGTCGACGAGAAACAGGTACGGCCCCAGCGACTGCCAGAAGGCGGTGGCGGTAGGCGCTGTCAATCCCCAGACCTGCTCGCCTGTCTCGACGTCATATGCACTCAATTTCGACAGGTCTGGCTGGTGATCGGATTCCGTCTCGCCCAGGAAGAGCATTCTGGTTCCGTCGAAGCCGAAGAGGTCCTGCCTGGACCCGATGGACGCTTGGCCTCGTCGATCACCGGTCTGTGCATCCAACACCGTCCACGTCTCGTTCTCCTGCGGAGCACCAACTCCGAAGTCGCTGTCCACTGGGGCCACCGCGTATCTCTCATCGAGAAGTTGCAGCGAGGACCGCGACCTGTCGGTTTCCCAACGCACGGTCTGATCTGCAATCGACCCGATCCCGACCGCGGCCCCTGACGACAGGGCGAGTTCGTCGCCGTCGACCAACATGACCGGATCGAGGCTCCCGCGAGCGACGCGCCAGCCCGACAGTTCGCCGGTTCTCGCACCACTGGCGTCGAAGAACTCGACGCGGGAATCCGCTGTGAGTGAGCCCGAGCTCGTCGCGAACCCGAACGGGTGCAGGACCATGCTGTCCGGGATCGGGTCGGACTCATCGTCGGTGCGACGCAGCGCGGAGTACACAGCCTTCCCGGTGTCCAACCGGTAGACAGTGAAACCGCCGTGCGATCGGTCATTCACGGCGAACAGGTTGCCGGCGTCGGAAACGACCGATTCTCCGTGATTGACGGGCGGTTTGACCGACCAGCTCTCACGGCCGCGCGAGTCGAACATGGTGATTGTCTTCTGCCGGTCAGGAGGGTCTGTCACTCGCTCCCAACGAAGTTCGAGATGCTGTGCCTCGCTTTCGGAGATCTCCCCTGGGATGGCGATGTTCTCGGTTCCGTCCGTCTCCACGAGGAAGCCGTCACCGGCACGCTTGATGGTCGACCAGCCAGGGGCTCGGATGGTCGCGGTGGTGTCGTCCTCACCGGTGCGCGGGTCGATGAAAGACACCCTGGTGGCGACCGCATCCCCGTCGCGGACTTGCCGAGTGCAGGCCGGCCGTCCGTCGCGACTGATCGAACATTCGCTGTCCCATCCGGTCCTCGGCGTGTTCCACAGCGGCTGCCCGGTGTCGGGGTCCAGTGCCAGAAGAGCTCTTCTCTTGCCCAACGCGATCGGGGTGGCGACGACGATCACAGCGTCTTCGCCGGCTGCAGTCACACGCACATACGCATCGCGGAACTCGCTGCCGAACAGCGACGCCGCATCCACCTTCCATCGAACACCGGGCTGGGTGGGCAACGGTTCCAGGGTCCGGACCTGGGCGGGATGTTCGGTCTCTTCCCTGCCGTTCAGCACCGTCACGACCCCGAACACCAGAACCGCGGTCGCCAGCATGGCGAACAACACCAGAGCCTCGCGACGACCACGATCTGCCATGGGCATCAGTCAATCATTCTGTGCGCGAGGCGAGACCATCCCACGCCTGCGCCGCGATGCCGGCACGGGCCGAGGTCGGCGGCTGCCGCGTACGGCCTCGCGATCGCGGCGGTACACAGCCAGGGCAACGCGTCAGCTCCGCACGCTCAGGTTGCCGCCGACACCGCGTCTCACCAGCCAATCCGTACTGTGCCCACGTTCGCGGTGGCGGCACACATGTAGTAGGAATCGGCGTACGACCACCCTGGGACGGTCGCGCGCAGGCACGACCAGCCATTCACGGTCAGGGCCAGGTCTTGTCCATGCGCCCGGGATATCGAGTCAAAGTACCTCTGAGTCACCGTCATTGCCTCCACGCAGTCGACCTGTCCGCTCAGGACAACAACTGGCAGTTCGTCGGCAGTTGCGGACACCCAACCGCAATGTACGCCCGGTTGCCCGATGGCGGGGCCTCTCGGTGGAGTCGCCGCGGAAGATGTCCCGGTCGCCGGGGCACGCGACGACCATGGCGCCACGCCGGTTCCGTCCAGGCCGTA belongs to Gordonia sp. KTR9 and includes:
- a CDS encoding PQQ-binding-like beta-propeller repeat protein, with product MADRGRREALVLFAMLATAVLVFGVVTVLNGREETEHPAQVRTLEPLPTQPGVRWKVDAASLFGSEFRDAYVRVTAAGEDAVIVVATPIALGKRRALLALDPDTGQPLWNTPRTGWDSECSISRDGRPACTRQVRDGDAVATRVSFIDPRTGEDDTTATIRAPGWSTIKRAGDGFLVETDGTENIAIPGEISESEAQHLELRWERVTDPPDRQKTITMFDSRGRESWSVKPPVNHGESVVSDAGNLFAVNDRSHGGFTVYRLDTGKAVYSALRRTDDESDPIPDSMVLHPFGFATSSGSLTADSRVEFFDASGARTGELSGWRVARGSLDPVMLVDGDELALSSGAAVGIGSIADQTVRWETDRSRSSLQLLDERYAVAPVDSDFGVGAPQENETWTVLDAQTGDRRGQASIGSRQDLFGFDGTRMLFLGETESDHQPDLSKLSAYDVETGEQVWGLTAPTATAFWQSLGPYLFLVDNSADASPSSIARYSS